In a genomic window of Glycine max cultivar Williams 82 chromosome 13, Glycine_max_v4.0, whole genome shotgun sequence:
- the LOC100796420 gene encoding uncharacterized protein isoform X1, protein MAVELHTSLPSHFLPDDDDHDDIVSSQHSHRNDIHHALALNPLPEVPMNDNDDDFISELTHRMTRFLLPDDDTSDFSSIGSHSMDLENSSRDSKHSPEDSGSSQEASPPATPEERCWKIDMIGTFEKMKPNETGNFNNQFQNSNTGLYSYQSLIREQIRAIELSGVKQEHVAVSPKPKSNPRRKSQAQEANKGNGRRARPPQVPHQGGAGMRALFLDGSGSRGGTGVFLPRGGGATTPSESTNKQGKGCSTVLIPARVVQALQLHFDQMAATSGPKAGGFPPLHDVLVSNRDGMYSLQKPESRKAPASIQNDTILPQEWTY, encoded by the exons atggCTGTTGAACTACACACTTCGCTTCCTTCTCACTTTCTTCCCGATGATGACGACCACGACGACATCGTTTCGTCACAGCATAGCCACAGAAACGACATCCACCACGCCTTAGCTTTAAACCCGCTCCCCGAGGTCCCGATGAACGACAACGACGACGATTTCATCTCCGAGTTAACTCACCGCATGACTCGCTTCTTACTTCCAGATGACGACACTTCCGATTTCTCATCCATTGGCTCTCACTCCATGGATCTAGAAAATTcg TCACGGGACTCAAAACATAGTCCAGAAGATTCAGGTTCATCTCAGGAAGCATCACCGCCCGCTACACCTGAAGAGCGTTGTTGGAAAATCGACATGATTGGAACGTTTGAGAAGATGAAGCCTAACGAAACAGGGAATTTCAACAACCAGTTTCAGAACTCCAATACTGGACTCTATTCTTACCAATCTCTAATTCGGGAACAGATTCGAGCAATTGAA TTGTCTGGGGTTAAGCAGGAGCATGTGGCTGTGTCTCCGAAACCAAAATCCAACCCGCGTCGGAAAAGTCAAGCGCAAGAGGCCAATAAAGGAAACGGACGGAGGGCACGGCCGCCACAGGTTCCACATCAAGGTGGTGCGGGGATGCGGGCCCTATTTCTGGATGGGTCCGGTTCTAGAGGTGGGACCGGCGTCTTCTTGCCTCGGGGTGGTGGAGCTACTACCCCATCCGAATCAACCAACAAGCAAG GTAAAGGTTGCTCCACTGTTCTTATACCTGCCAGAGTAGTCCAGGCTTTGCAACTCCATTTCGACCAAATGGCTGCCACGTCTGGGCCCAAAGCTGGTGGCTTCCCTCCTCTCCATG ATGTTCTAGTGAGTAACAGGGATGGCATGTATTCACTTCAGAAGCCCGAGTCACGGAAAGCGCCGGCAAGTATCCAGAATGATACGATTCTGCCTCAAGAGTGGACGTATTGA
- the LOC100796420 gene encoding uncharacterized protein isoform X2 produces the protein MAVELHTSLPSHFLPDDDDHDDIVSSQHSHRNDIHHALALNPLPEVPMNDNDDDFISELTHRMTRFLLPDDDTSDFSSIGSHSMDLENSSRDSKHSPEDSGSSQEASPPATPEERCWKIDMIGTFEKMKPNETGNFNNQFQNSNTGLYSYQSLIREQIRAIEEHVAVSPKPKSNPRRKSQAQEANKGNGRRARPPQVPHQGGAGMRALFLDGSGSRGGTGVFLPRGGGATTPSESTNKQGKGCSTVLIPARVVQALQLHFDQMAATSGPKAGGFPPLHDVLVSNRDGMYSLQKPESRKAPASIQNDTILPQEWTY, from the exons atggCTGTTGAACTACACACTTCGCTTCCTTCTCACTTTCTTCCCGATGATGACGACCACGACGACATCGTTTCGTCACAGCATAGCCACAGAAACGACATCCACCACGCCTTAGCTTTAAACCCGCTCCCCGAGGTCCCGATGAACGACAACGACGACGATTTCATCTCCGAGTTAACTCACCGCATGACTCGCTTCTTACTTCCAGATGACGACACTTCCGATTTCTCATCCATTGGCTCTCACTCCATGGATCTAGAAAATTcg TCACGGGACTCAAAACATAGTCCAGAAGATTCAGGTTCATCTCAGGAAGCATCACCGCCCGCTACACCTGAAGAGCGTTGTTGGAAAATCGACATGATTGGAACGTTTGAGAAGATGAAGCCTAACGAAACAGGGAATTTCAACAACCAGTTTCAGAACTCCAATACTGGACTCTATTCTTACCAATCTCTAATTCGGGAACAGATTCGAGCAATTGAA GAGCATGTGGCTGTGTCTCCGAAACCAAAATCCAACCCGCGTCGGAAAAGTCAAGCGCAAGAGGCCAATAAAGGAAACGGACGGAGGGCACGGCCGCCACAGGTTCCACATCAAGGTGGTGCGGGGATGCGGGCCCTATTTCTGGATGGGTCCGGTTCTAGAGGTGGGACCGGCGTCTTCTTGCCTCGGGGTGGTGGAGCTACTACCCCATCCGAATCAACCAACAAGCAAG GTAAAGGTTGCTCCACTGTTCTTATACCTGCCAGAGTAGTCCAGGCTTTGCAACTCCATTTCGACCAAATGGCTGCCACGTCTGGGCCCAAAGCTGGTGGCTTCCCTCCTCTCCATG ATGTTCTAGTGAGTAACAGGGATGGCATGTATTCACTTCAGAAGCCCGAGTCACGGAAAGCGCCGGCAAGTATCCAGAATGATACGATTCTGCCTCAAGAGTGGACGTATTGA
- the LOC100796420 gene encoding uncharacterized protein isoform X3, whose protein sequence is MNDNDDDFISELTHRMTRFLLPDDDTSDFSSIGSHSMDLENSSRDSKHSPEDSGSSQEASPPATPEERCWKIDMIGTFEKMKPNETGNFNNQFQNSNTGLYSYQSLIREQIRAIELSGVKQEHVAVSPKPKSNPRRKSQAQEANKGNGRRARPPQVPHQGGAGMRALFLDGSGSRGGTGVFLPRGGGATTPSESTNKQGKGCSTVLIPARVVQALQLHFDQMAATSGPKAGGFPPLHDVLVSNRDGMYSLQKPESRKAPASIQNDTILPQEWTY, encoded by the exons ATGAACGACAACGACGACGATTTCATCTCCGAGTTAACTCACCGCATGACTCGCTTCTTACTTCCAGATGACGACACTTCCGATTTCTCATCCATTGGCTCTCACTCCATGGATCTAGAAAATTcg TCACGGGACTCAAAACATAGTCCAGAAGATTCAGGTTCATCTCAGGAAGCATCACCGCCCGCTACACCTGAAGAGCGTTGTTGGAAAATCGACATGATTGGAACGTTTGAGAAGATGAAGCCTAACGAAACAGGGAATTTCAACAACCAGTTTCAGAACTCCAATACTGGACTCTATTCTTACCAATCTCTAATTCGGGAACAGATTCGAGCAATTGAA TTGTCTGGGGTTAAGCAGGAGCATGTGGCTGTGTCTCCGAAACCAAAATCCAACCCGCGTCGGAAAAGTCAAGCGCAAGAGGCCAATAAAGGAAACGGACGGAGGGCACGGCCGCCACAGGTTCCACATCAAGGTGGTGCGGGGATGCGGGCCCTATTTCTGGATGGGTCCGGTTCTAGAGGTGGGACCGGCGTCTTCTTGCCTCGGGGTGGTGGAGCTACTACCCCATCCGAATCAACCAACAAGCAAG GTAAAGGTTGCTCCACTGTTCTTATACCTGCCAGAGTAGTCCAGGCTTTGCAACTCCATTTCGACCAAATGGCTGCCACGTCTGGGCCCAAAGCTGGTGGCTTCCCTCCTCTCCATG ATGTTCTAGTGAGTAACAGGGATGGCATGTATTCACTTCAGAAGCCCGAGTCACGGAAAGCGCCGGCAAGTATCCAGAATGATACGATTCTGCCTCAAGAGTGGACGTATTGA
- the LOC100796420 gene encoding uncharacterized protein isoform X4 has protein sequence MNDNDDDFISELTHRMTRFLLPDDDTSDFSSIGSHSMDLENSSRDSKHSPEDSGSSQEASPPATPEERCWKIDMIGTFEKMKPNETGNFNNQFQNSNTGLYSYQSLIREQIRAIEEHVAVSPKPKSNPRRKSQAQEANKGNGRRARPPQVPHQGGAGMRALFLDGSGSRGGTGVFLPRGGGATTPSESTNKQGKGCSTVLIPARVVQALQLHFDQMAATSGPKAGGFPPLHDVLVSNRDGMYSLQKPESRKAPASIQNDTILPQEWTY, from the exons ATGAACGACAACGACGACGATTTCATCTCCGAGTTAACTCACCGCATGACTCGCTTCTTACTTCCAGATGACGACACTTCCGATTTCTCATCCATTGGCTCTCACTCCATGGATCTAGAAAATTcg TCACGGGACTCAAAACATAGTCCAGAAGATTCAGGTTCATCTCAGGAAGCATCACCGCCCGCTACACCTGAAGAGCGTTGTTGGAAAATCGACATGATTGGAACGTTTGAGAAGATGAAGCCTAACGAAACAGGGAATTTCAACAACCAGTTTCAGAACTCCAATACTGGACTCTATTCTTACCAATCTCTAATTCGGGAACAGATTCGAGCAATTGAA GAGCATGTGGCTGTGTCTCCGAAACCAAAATCCAACCCGCGTCGGAAAAGTCAAGCGCAAGAGGCCAATAAAGGAAACGGACGGAGGGCACGGCCGCCACAGGTTCCACATCAAGGTGGTGCGGGGATGCGGGCCCTATTTCTGGATGGGTCCGGTTCTAGAGGTGGGACCGGCGTCTTCTTGCCTCGGGGTGGTGGAGCTACTACCCCATCCGAATCAACCAACAAGCAAG GTAAAGGTTGCTCCACTGTTCTTATACCTGCCAGAGTAGTCCAGGCTTTGCAACTCCATTTCGACCAAATGGCTGCCACGTCTGGGCCCAAAGCTGGTGGCTTCCCTCCTCTCCATG ATGTTCTAGTGAGTAACAGGGATGGCATGTATTCACTTCAGAAGCCCGAGTCACGGAAAGCGCCGGCAAGTATCCAGAATGATACGATTCTGCCTCAAGAGTGGACGTATTGA
- the LOC100798889 gene encoding uncharacterized protein produces MNRKINDRLKPEKASLSYADFHHEITKNVEDNSLKPYRNKQKQATYRRASEEDELVKYMSNLPGYLEKGEKIPDKALNVGVLDWATLQQWQYSHKHLPLSSRSSTSTGNTSSSVSAEELSGNSSKGPVCSPSRQRIFRPSLKSHFMASPMQDYSASVKSSGGSFGNCQNLRGGCSNIDTHGKYAQVGDHLSQNHPASIPKGCDRRQLNPHISKESDILPNGGMYEAASHTTTEMSSQDDRPEKKVENFRQPNIDADEQVMLGKSKPIVLILPRDIPQNNHCEVPDMQTSLGQKLGSPTGTRFSEKPKEPPCRYPNSNISKTCPLPDEIRGIRYQPERSGSSSTDPEGIKIPASTLSAPVPVRTGIISPCRSRKAEEKKHNIGASSSANGSLKGLDQKVTTEKPRSSSPFRRFSFSIGFTGKGSGCKEVAHVPHQSSIAALKSSSENVRGYASSKISGNDKPGNAVKSRSSSPLRRLLDPLLKPKTSDHRSVESSQKDSVVIKKNCRSANGGFAMEKELDRDQRVGCTNTAINTVDLSKNKKYVPSTFQALLRIAVKNGQPLFTFAVDNNSNILVATVKNLAVSKEDECNRIYTFFTFREGKKKNGSWMNQASKTQGPDYIHHAVAQMKVSDSHHYDSTSQNCVDSSTSKEFVLFSVKLKQGDAQVTDYKPNDELAAIVVKSAKAVNFINYAHQSSRQNDSQDLHVTVVLPTGVHSFPSNGGPSSLIERWRTGGSCDCGGWDMACKLKILANESQACRKSRISKACFPHPFELFLQVNDQDLENQPAFSFSPFKPGVYSVAFDSSFSLLQAFSICIALVDGLISYELSGSRNYIEGKNSRETLLVQTDELKAFGKLEDIPASYVAYPPLSPVGRV; encoded by the exons ATGAACAGAAAAATTAATGACAGGTTGAAACCGGAGAAAGCTTCTTTGTCATACGCTGATTTTCATCATGAAATTACCAAAAATGTGGAAGACAACTCTTTAAAACCTTACCGAAATAAGCAAAAGCAAGCAACTTATCGAAGGGCAAGTGAGGAAGATGAGCTGGTTAAGTATATGTCGAATCTACCAGGTTACTTAGAGAAGGGAGAAAAAATTCCCGATAAAGCTTTGAATGTTGGGGTGCTTGATTGGGCCACTCTACAACAATGGCAGTACAGCCATAAACATTTGCCCTTAAGTAGCCGGAGCTCGACATCTACTGGTAATACATCATCTTCTGTTTCAGCAGAGGAATTATCTGGTAATTCTAGCAAAGGTCCTGTTTGTTCTCCTTCACGTCAAAGAATATTTCGTCCGTCGCTGAAATCTCACTTCATGGCATCTCCAATGCAAGACTACTCTGCATCTGTCAAATCCTCTGGAGGGAGTTTTGGAAATTGTCAGAATCTTAGAGGTGGGTGCAGTAATATTGACACACACGGCAAATATGCTCAAGTTGGTGATCATCTTTCCCAAAACCATCCTGCTAGTATACCAAAAGGATGTGACAGGAGACAACTGAATCCACATATTAGTAAAGAAAGTGATATCTTGCCAAATGGGGGAATGTATGAGGCAGCATCACATACTACGACTGAAATGAGCTCTCAAGATGATAGACCAGAAAAGAAAGTGGAGAATTTCAGACAACCAAACATTGATGCTGATGAGCAAGTTATGCTTGGGAAAAGCAAACCTATTGTTCTTATTTTGCCTAGAGACATTCCCCAGAATAATCATTGTGAAGTTCCTGATATGCAAACATCCTTGGGTCAAAAGCTAGGAAGTCCCACTGGaacaagattttcagaaaaaccTAAGGAACCTCCCTGTAGATATCCAAATTCCAATATTTCCAAAACATGTCCTCTGCCAGATGAAATTAGAGGAATCCGTTATCAGCCGGAAAGGTCAGGATCTAGTTCCACAGATCCAGAAGGTATTAAAATTCCTGCTTCTACTTTATCAGCACCTGTACCAGTCAGAACAGGGATAATAAGTCCATGCAGATCTAGAAAGGCTGAGGAAAAGAAACACAACATTGGTGCATCTTCATCTGCAAATGGGTCTCTCAAGGGATTAGATCAGAAAGTAACAACTGAGAAACCAAGAAGTTCTTCACCTTTTCGGCGATTTAGCTTCAGCATTGGCTTTACAGGTAAAGGTTCTGGCTGTAAAGAGGTTGCACATGTGCCACATCAGAGCTCCATAGCAGCACTTAAATCTAGTTCAGAAAATGTGAGAGGTTATGCTAGCTCAAAAATTTCAGGCAATGATAAACCTGGTAATGCTGTCAAAAGCAGGTCTAGTAGCCCTTTAAGGAGACTACTGGATCCCCTGCTGAAACCGAAGACATCAGACCATCGCTCGGTGGAGTCATCTCAAAAAGATTCAGTGGTAATAAAGAAGAATTGTAGGTCAGCTAATGGGGGATTTGCTATGGAGAAAGAACTGGACAGGGACCAGAGGGTTGGTTGTACAAATACAGCAATTAATACAGTTGATTTATCAAAGAACAAGAAGTATGTGCCGTCAACGTTTCAAGCTCTTCTAAGAATTGCTGTGAAGAATGGTCAGCCCCTTTTCACATTTGCTGTTGACAATAATAGCAACATTCTTGTGGCCACAGTGAAGAACTTGGCTGTCTCAAAGGAAGACGAATGCAATCGTATCTATACATTTTTCACCTTTAGGGAGGGAAAAAAGAAGAACGGAAGTTGGATGAATCAAGCAAGCAAAACCCAAGGTCCCGATTATATTCATCATGCTGTTGCCCAAATGAAGGTTTCTGATTCACACCATTATGATTCAACTAGCCAGAATTGTGTGGACTCCTCTACATCAAaagagtttgttttgttttctgtaAAGTTAAAGCAGGGAGATGCTCAGGTCACTGACTACAAACCAAATGATGAGCTTGCTGCTATTGTTGTCAAATCAGCTAAGGCTgtcaattttatcaattatgCACATCAGAGCAGTCGCCAGAATGACAGTCAAGATCTACATGTAACAGTTGTGCTCCCAACTGGGGTTCACAGTTTTCCAAGTAACGGAGGACCTTCATCACTGATTGAGCGCTGGAGAACAGGTGGATCATGCGACTGTGGTGGTTGGGATATGGCTTGTAAACTTAAGATTCTTGCAAATGAAAGTCAAGCATGTAGAAAATCAAGAATATCAAAAGCTTGTTTCCCACATCCATTTGAGCTTTTCCTCCAG GTGAATGACCAAGACCTAGAGAACCAGCCTGCTTTCAGTTTTTCCCCCTTTAAGCCTGGGGTATATTCGGTAGCTTTTGATTCCTCATTCTCACTTTTGCAAGCATTCTCCATCTGCATAGCGTTAGTTGATGGCTTGATCTCATATGAACTTTCTGGATCAAGAAACTACATCGAAGGAAAAAATTCGAGAGAAACTCTGTTGGTGCAAACAGATGAACTAAAGGCTTTTGGCAAATTAGAGGACATTCCTGCAAGTTATGTTGCTTATCCTCCCCTCTCTCCAGTTGGTAGGGTCTAA
- the LOC100305717 gene encoding Tim10/DDP zinc finger family protein produces MASNISPSALDKEQIFGMAEKEMEYRVELFNKMTQTCFKKCVDNRYKESELNMGENSCIDRCVSKYWHVTNLIGQLLGSGRPPM; encoded by the exons ATGGCTTCCAACATCTCGCCTTCTGCCCTTGATAAAGAACAG ATATTTGGAATGGCTGAAAAGGAGATGGAGTATCGAGTTGAATTATTCAACAA GATGACCCAGACCTGTTTTAAAAAGTGTGTTGACAATAG GTACAAGGAGTCCGAGCTAAATATGGGTGAAAATAGTTGCATTGATCGCTGTGTTTCAAAATACTGGCAT GTGACTAATCTAATTGGCCAGCTGCTTGGTTCTGGAAGGCCTCCTATGTAA
- the MATE gene encoding aluminum-activated citrate transporter (The RefSeq protein has 3 substitutions compared to this genomic sequence): MQDIGAPSVSLQLCITSLNKLPLFVWFLKQHNSEFGVSDMAEKESIHSFGDWRRIPICTFFQDARLVFKADSLGREILSIALPAAMALTADPIASLVDTAFIGQIGPVELAAVGVSIALFNQVSRIAIFPLVSVTTSFVAEEDTLSGANPQTEEGRCLEAGQPTDTETKELLPQKVTGGNVHNSDFVGESFNIAKEERKRRHIPSASSAIFIGGILGLIQAIFLISAAKPLLNFMGVTSDSPMLHPAKQYLKLRSLGAPAVLLSLAMQGVFRGFKDTKTPLYATVAGDVTNIALDPLFMFVFRLGVSGAAIAHVISQYLISVILLWRLLEQVDLIPPSINHLQLDRFLKNGFLLLMRVIAVTFCVTLAASLAARQGPTSMAAFQVCLQVWLAVSLLADGLAVAGQAILAGAFANKDFNRATATASRVLQMGLVLGLALAFILGTGSHFGAKIFTQDANVLHLIQIGIPFIAATQPLNSLAFVFDGVNFGASDFAYSAFSMVVVAILSIISLLILLSAGGFIGIWVALTIYMGLRAFAGFLRIGTGSGPWEFLRSS; this comes from the exons ATGCAAGATATTGGAGCTCCTTCAGTATCACTTCAGTTATGTATCACTAGCCTCAATAAGTTGCCTTTGttcgtttggtttctcaaacaACACAACAGTGAATTTGGCGTCTCAGATATGGCTGAGAAAGAGAGTATTCATTCATTTGGTGATTGGAGGAGAATACCAATTTGCACTTTCTTTCAGGATGCCag ACTAGTTTTTAAAGCAGACAGTCTTGGTCGGGAAATTTTGTCAATTGCATTGCCTGCAGCAATGGCTTTGACAGCTGATCCTATTGCTTCACTAGTTGACACAGCATTTATTGGCCAAATAG GTCCAGTAGAGCTTGCTGCTGTAGGAGTTTCCATAGCTCTCTTCAATCAAGTATCAAGGATCGCAATATTCCCACTTGTCAGTGTCACAACTTCTTTTGTGGCTGAGGAAGATACCCTTAGTGGAGCAAACCCTCAGACAGAGGAGGGTAGATGCTTGGAAGCAGGTCAACCTACGGATACTGAAACCAAAGAGTTATTACCACAGAAAG TTACAGGTGGAAATGTTCACAATTCAGATTTTGTTGGCGAAAGCTTTAATATAGCTAAGGAGGAACGTAAGAGAAGGCATATCCCTTCAGCTTCATCAGCAATATTTATAGGTGGCATCCTTGGACTCATCCAGGCAATATTTCTTATATCTGCAGCAAAACCTTTATTGAACTTCATGGGAGTAACTTCT GACTCTCCTATGCTACATCCTGCAAAGCAGTATCTGAAATTGAGGTCCCTTGGTGCTCCTGCTGTTCTTCTCTCATTAGCAATGCAGGGAGTCTTCCGAGGATTTAAAGACACTAAAACTCCTTTATATGCCACTG TGGCAGGAGATGTAACCAACATAGCACTAGATCCTTTATTCATGTTTGTATTCCGCTTGGGTGTCAGTGGTGCAGCCATCGCCCATGTTATATCTCA GTACCTAATTTCAGTTATTCTCTTGTGGAGGTTGTTGGAACAAGTTGACCTTATACCTCCAAGCATAAATCATCTGCAATTAGACCGATTTCTTAAAAATG GTTTTCTATTATTAATGAGAGTCATCGCTGTAACATTCTGTGTGACGCTGGCTGCATCATTAGCTGCACGGCAGGGACCAACATCTATGGCCGCATTTCAAGTATGTCTGCAGGTTTGGTTGGCAGTGTCTCTTCTTGCGGATGGTCTGGCTGTTGCTGGGCAG GCAATTCTTGCAGGTGCATTTGCTAATAAGGACTTCAACAGGGCCACAGCAACTGCATCCCGAGTTCTACAG ATGGGTTTGGTTCTAGGATTGGCACTTGCATTCATTCTTGGAACAGGATTGCACTTTGGTGCTAAAATATTTACACAAGATGCTAATGTCCTCCACCTCATTCAAATTGGGATCCCG TTTATTGCAGTCACTCAACCCCTGAATTCTTTAGCATTTGTATTTGATGGTGTCAACTTTGGGGCATCTGATTTTGCATATTCAGCCTTCTCCATG GTTGTGGTGGCAATTCTTAGCATCATTTCTCTGCTTATTTTGTCATCCGCTGGTGGTTTCATTGGAATTTGGGTTGCTTTGACCATCTATATGGGTCTTAGGGCATTTGCTGGCTTCTTGAG AATTGGAACGGGATCAGGACCTTGGGAGTTTCTAAGGAGCTCATGA
- the MATE gene encoding aluminum-activated citrate transporter isoform X1 — protein sequence MQDIGAPSVSLQLCITSLNKLPLFVWFLKQHNSEFGVSDMAEKESIHSFGDWRRIPICTFFQDARLVFKADSLGREILSIALPAAMALTADPIASLVDTAFIGQIGPVELAAVGVSIALFNQVSRIAIFPLVSVTTSFVAEEDTLSGANPQTEEGRCLEAGQPTDTETKELLPQKGGNVHNSDFVGESFNIAKEERKRRHIPSASSAIFIGGILGLIQAIFLISAAKPLLNFMGVTSDSPMLHPAKQYLKLRSLGAPAVLLSLAMQGVFRGFKDTKTPLYATVAGDVTNIALDPLFMFVFRLGVSGAAIAHVISQYLISVILLWRLLEQVDLIPPSINHLQLDRFLKNGFLLLMRVIAVTFCVTLAASLAARQGPTSMAAFQVCLQVWLAVSLLADGLAVAGQAILAGAFANKDFNRATATASRVLQMGLVLGLALAFILGTGLHFGAKIFTQDANVLHLIQIGIPFIAVTQPLNSLAFVFDGVNFGASDFAYSAFSMVVVAILSIISLLILSSAGGFIGIWVALTIYMGLRAFAGFLRIGTGSGPWEFLRSS from the exons ATGCAAGATATTGGAGCTCCTTCAGTATCACTTCAGTTATGTATCACTAGCCTCAATAAGTTGCCTTTGttcgtttggtttctcaaacaACACAACAGTGAATTTGGCGTCTCAGATATGGCTGAGAAAGAGAGTATTCATTCATTTGGTGATTGGAGGAGAATACCAATTTGCACTTTCTTTCAGGATGCCag ACTAGTTTTTAAAGCAGACAGTCTTGGTCGGGAAATTTTGTCAATTGCATTGCCTGCAGCAATGGCTTTGACAGCTGATCCTATTGCTTCACTAGTTGACACAGCATTTATTGGCCAAATAG GTCCAGTAGAGCTTGCTGCTGTAGGAGTTTCCATAGCTCTCTTCAATCAAGTATCAAGGATCGCAATATTCCCACTTGTCAGTGTCACAACTTCTTTTGTGGCTGAGGAAGATACCCTTAGTGGAGCAAACCCTCAGACAGAGGAGGGTAGATGCTTGGAAGCAGGTCAACCTACGGATACTGAAACCAAAGAGTTATTACCACAGAAAG GTGGAAATGTTCACAATTCAGATTTTGTTGGCGAAAGCTTTAATATAGCTAAGGAGGAACGTAAGAGAAGGCATATCCCTTCAGCTTCATCAGCAATATTTATAGGTGGCATCCTTGGACTCATCCAGGCAATATTTCTTATATCTGCAGCAAAACCTTTATTGAACTTCATGGGAGTAACTTCT GACTCTCCTATGCTACATCCTGCAAAGCAGTATCTGAAATTGAGGTCCCTTGGTGCTCCTGCTGTTCTTCTCTCATTAGCAATGCAGGGAGTCTTCCGAGGATTTAAAGACACTAAAACTCCTTTATATGCCACTG TGGCAGGAGATGTAACCAACATAGCACTAGATCCTTTATTCATGTTTGTATTCCGCTTGGGTGTCAGTGGTGCAGCCATCGCCCATGTTATATCTCA GTACCTAATTTCAGTTATTCTCTTGTGGAGGTTGTTGGAACAAGTTGACCTTATACCTCCAAGCATAAATCATCTGCAATTAGACCGATTTCTTAAAAATG GTTTTCTATTATTAATGAGAGTCATCGCTGTAACATTCTGTGTGACGCTGGCTGCATCATTAGCTGCACGGCAGGGACCAACATCTATGGCCGCATTTCAAGTATGTCTGCAGGTTTGGTTGGCAGTGTCTCTTCTTGCGGATGGTCTGGCTGTTGCTGGGCAG GCAATTCTTGCAGGTGCATTTGCTAATAAGGACTTCAACAGGGCCACAGCAACTGCATCCCGAGTTCTACAG ATGGGTTTGGTTCTAGGATTGGCACTTGCATTCATTCTTGGAACAGGATTGCACTTTGGTGCTAAAATATTTACACAAGATGCTAATGTCCTCCACCTCATTCAAATTGGGATCCCG TTTATTGCAGTCACTCAACCCCTGAATTCTTTAGCATTTGTATTTGATGGTGTCAACTTTGGGGCATCTGATTTTGCATATTCAGCCTTCTCCATG GTTGTGGTGGCAATTCTTAGCATCATTTCTCTGCTTATTTTGTCATCCGCTGGTGGTTTCATTGGAATTTGGGTTGCTTTGACCATCTATATGGGTCTTAGGGCATTTGCTGGCTTCTTGAG AATTGGAACGGGATCAGGACCTTGGGAGTTTCTAAGGAGCTCATGA